In Nitrosophilus alvini, the following are encoded in one genomic region:
- a CDS encoding APC family permease, producing the protein MQKAFGLWSAVFIGIGSMVGAGIFIIIGEAGSIAGNIVWLSFAIGGVIALLSGYSLAKLAVRYPSRGGIIEYLVQCYGEGFFSGSMGVLFYLAQLISLAAVAKSFGSYASTFLQGGYTPFWSNVFGVLIVILFAVINLVGANFVAKSENIIVIIKLAVLSLFAITGFFFIDPELLSAKDMPPLINMLFAVGLTFFAYQGFSVITNTVEDMENPSKTVLKAMIIAISIVAILYISISIVVLGTLPLPEVIKAKEYALAEATKPIFGDTGFRIMAAAALVSTASAINATLYSVTEIGYTLAKKGELPKIYEYNVFNSYEGLIVSTIITLPMILFLNLSEITTIAALCVLAIQALVHIGHLFKTEETKAHKHLISLAILGMVATIVLTLMYTYKKMPQIPYYIMGALFLAFMTEVTLRLVTKRIILRQTIHLPEYLKKKKNKDLER; encoded by the coding sequence ATGCAGAAAGCTTTCGGTTTATGGAGCGCGGTGTTTATTGGTATAGGTTCTATGGTAGGGGCAGGTATTTTCATAATCATAGGAGAGGCCGGCTCCATAGCCGGAAATATAGTATGGCTCTCTTTTGCCATAGGAGGAGTCATAGCACTTCTAAGCGGATATTCACTGGCAAAACTGGCCGTTAGATATCCATCAAGAGGAGGGATAATCGAATACCTGGTACAGTGTTACGGCGAAGGTTTTTTTTCGGGCTCCATGGGTGTTCTTTTCTATCTTGCCCAGCTTATTTCTCTTGCTGCCGTAGCCAAGTCTTTCGGAAGCTATGCATCCACTTTCCTGCAGGGAGGCTATACTCCCTTCTGGTCAAATGTCTTCGGAGTGCTTATCGTTATCTTGTTTGCTGTCATAAACCTTGTGGGAGCAAATTTTGTGGCAAAATCAGAAAATATCATCGTTATAATAAAACTTGCGGTATTATCTCTTTTTGCTATAACGGGATTTTTTTTCATAGACCCCGAACTTTTAAGCGCAAAAGATATGCCGCCTCTTATAAATATGCTTTTTGCCGTAGGACTCACATTTTTTGCATATCAGGGATTTAGCGTAATAACTAATACGGTAGAAGATATGGAAAATCCCAGTAAAACAGTTTTGAAAGCTATGATAATAGCCATATCGATAGTGGCTATTTTATATATCTCAATAAGTATAGTGGTTCTTGGTACTCTGCCTCTTCCGGAAGTAATTAAGGCAAAAGAGTATGCTCTTGCCGAGGCCACAAAACCGATATTCGGAGATACAGGTTTTCGCATAATGGCCGCAGCTGCTCTCGTATCAACAGCATCTGCTATAAATGCCACGCTATACTCCGTAACCGAGATCGGATATACCCTCGCAAAAAAAGGAGAACTTCCAAAAATATACGAATATAATGTTTTTAACTCATACGAAGGGCTGATAGTCAGTACGATAATAACTCTGCCTATGATACTTTTTCTGAATCTCTCCGAGATAACCACAATAGCCGCTCTATGCGTACTTGCCATACAGGCTCTTGTACATATTGGACACCTTTTCAAAACAGAGGAGACAAAAGCCCACAAGCACCTTATTTCTCTTGCGATATTGGGAATGGTAGCTACCATTGTACTAACACTTATGTATACATACAAAAAAATGCCACAGATTCCGTATTATATAATGGGAGCTCTGTTTTTGGCTTTTATGACAGAGGTGACTCTAAGACTTGTCACAAAAAGAATCATCTTAAGACAGACCATCCATCTTCCTGAATATCTGAAAAAGAAAAAAAATAAAGATCTCGAGCGATAA
- the purT gene encoding formate-dependent phosphoribosylglycinamide formyltransferase produces MQFTTPLKHNSVKIMLLGSGELGKEVAIEAQRLGIEVIAVDRYPNAPAHLVANESYVIDMKDKSQVLETILRVKPTYILPEIEAINIEALFEAEALGFTVIPNAEAVNKTMNRKNIRKFAAEELGLKTSGYRFVKTLDELKEAAEHIGFPCVIKPVMSSSGHGQSVARTYEDIENSFEIAKEARGDASELIIEEFIDFDYEITLLTARNEKETVFCEPIGHIQKDGDYIFSWQPMEMSETAKKRAQEIAKKITDGLGGRGIFGVELFIKGDEVYFSEVSPRPHDTGMVTMITQSQSEFALHVRAVLGLPLGFRFYGGGASAAYKAKSESFNPVFDIEEECFAEDSYIRIFGKPESHKGRRMAVVLTFGEAQEALKRAKTLIEKIKDRDYRETVEEKAAQEENEESNIFRKIANILLGK; encoded by the coding sequence ATGCAATTTACCACTCCTCTCAAACACAACTCTGTCAAAATTATGCTTTTAGGCAGCGGAGAGCTTGGGAAAGAGGTGGCCATAGAGGCCCAGAGACTGGGAATTGAAGTGATAGCGGTCGATAGATATCCAAACGCACCGGCGCACCTTGTAGCAAATGAAAGCTATGTTATAGATATGAAAGACAAATCACAGGTACTTGAAACGATACTGAGAGTAAAACCCACATATATTCTCCCTGAAATTGAAGCTATAAACATAGAAGCACTTTTTGAGGCCGAAGCTCTGGGCTTTACAGTCATACCAAACGCTGAAGCGGTAAACAAAACCATGAACAGAAAAAATATCAGAAAGTTTGCGGCAGAGGAGCTTGGGCTCAAGACCAGCGGTTACAGATTTGTAAAGACTTTAGATGAGCTGAAAGAAGCTGCGGAACATATAGGCTTTCCATGCGTTATAAAACCGGTTATGAGCTCTTCCGGACACGGGCAGAGTGTTGCCAGAACTTATGAAGATATAGAAAACTCTTTTGAGATAGCAAAAGAGGCAAGAGGTGATGCGAGTGAACTTATCATAGAAGAGTTTATAGATTTTGATTATGAAATCACACTTCTTACAGCCAGAAATGAAAAAGAGACCGTATTTTGCGAACCTATCGGCCATATCCAGAAAGATGGAGACTATATATTCAGCTGGCAGCCGATGGAGATGAGCGAAACGGCAAAAAAGAGAGCTCAGGAGATAGCAAAAAAGATCACCGACGGACTTGGCGGAAGAGGAATATTCGGTGTAGAGCTCTTCATAAAAGGAGACGAGGTCTATTTCAGCGAAGTGAGCCCAAGACCACACGATACCGGAATGGTAACTATGATAACTCAGAGCCAGAGCGAATTTGCGCTGCATGTAAGAGCCGTCCTTGGACTACCTCTTGGATTCAGATTCTACGGAGGGGGAGCAAGTGCGGCTTATAAAGCCAAAAGTGAAAGCTTCAATCCGGTTTTTGATATCGAAGAGGAGTGTTTTGCAGAAGACTCCTACATAAGAATATTCGGCAAACCTGAATCACACAAAGGTAGAAGAATGGCAGTTGTACTCACATTCGGAGAAGCGCAGGAAGCTTTAAAGAGAGCAAAAACTCTTATAGAAAAGATAAAAGACAGAGATTACCGTGAAACTGTAGAGGAAAAAGCGGCGCAAGAGGAGAACGAGGAGTCAAATATCTTCAGGAAAATAGCAAATATACTGCTTGGAAAGTAG